A window of Sagittula sp. P11 genomic DNA:
TGACCGATTCCGGTCTCGAAACCACGCTGATCTTCCACGAAGGGCTCGATCTGCCAGCTTTTGCAGCCTATCCGCTCATGGAAAGCGCAGCAGGGCGCGAGGTGCTGACGCGGTACTACCGCAGGCACCTGACCATCGCGGCCGATCACGCGACGGGTTTCCTGCTCGAGGCGCCGACCTGGCGCGCCAGCCGTGACTGGGGCGCGCAGCTTGGCCATTCCCCCGAGGATCTCGCCCGGATCAATCGCGCCTCCATCGGTTTCCTGTCCGATCTGCGGGCCAATGCGGGCAGTGTCCGGCCGGTCGTGATCTCCGGCAACATCGGGCCGCGCGGCGACGGTTATGTGGCCGACACCGCCATGAATGCCGCCGAGGCCGAGGCCTACCATGCCGAGCAGATCGGCTGGTTTGCCGAAACCGACGCCGACATGGTGACCGCCGTGACCCTGTCCACCGTGGCCGAGGGCGTGGGCGTGATCCGCGCTGCCGTGAAGGCCGGGATGCCCGTGGTCGTCGCCTACACGGTCG
This region includes:
- a CDS encoding homocysteine S-methyltransferase family protein, producing the protein MTSYRNNLPQAGGTLLLTDSGLETTLIFHEGLDLPAFAAYPLMESAAGREVLTRYYRRHLTIAADHATGFLLEAPTWRASRDWGAQLGHSPEDLARINRASIGFLSDLRANAGSVRPVVISGNIGPRGDGYVADTAMNAAEAEAYHAEQIGWFAETDADMVTAVTLSTVAEGVGVIRAAVKAGMPVVVAYTVETDGRLPDGTPLGEAFEQTDAQTGGAAAYFMVNCAHPDHFRGALEAGSGWLNRIGGIRANASRLSHAELDEAEELDDGNPAEFGRDYARLRRLLPKLAVMGGCCGTDHRHVEAVADCCVAPHAA